GGGCGTAGTACGCAGAAGCCTGTACTGCAAATTTGACCTTCAAGATCGAACGGAATCATTGCCGTTGCTCTAAGATAAGGTCGTACAGTCGATATTAGAACATCATTTGTTTTGACAATTTGTTTTGCCCGACTTGGAGCATCAATGCCTAGCAGGCGTTGTGTTTTAGAAATCGAACCACGCTTGCCATCTATACCTGCAATATCAATGTAAATGAAATACTTGTTTGGATTATCACCTGGATCTCGGCGTTCTACGCGTGCAACCAATTTCCTAATAAGCGTTGTATTAAGACCTTTCGGATTCGTGGCGGGGTCGCCGAACATTTTGTAGAAAAGCGCAGGAAGAATGCGGGCGGCTTTGGCGTCGGCATTTGCGCGCAGCTTTCGCAACCTGTCCGCCCGATCGAGGATTTCAACGATCCGTCGTTGTTCGGAAGTGGCTGGCAATGGTATCTTCAATTGCTTCAAATCATTGCGAGTTATCCCTTTAATCGTCGCTCCACGCTGAGCGGCTAAAAGGATACTCATTCGAAGTTTTATTGCTGAAATTATAAATTGAGGGATTATTCCTTCTTTAAGAACAATTCCTGTTATGTCTTGACTAATTGCAATATCAGTTGGAGCTATGGCAATTTTGCCAACACCAGTGCGAGTAACCATTAAAATAGATCCGGCAGGAATAATGTTTGTAGCACTTT
This portion of the Candidatus Desulfatibia profunda genome encodes:
- a CDS encoding restriction endonuclease subunit S, producing MKWLEYDISQLTDHFISGGTPNTKNQEYWKGDIPWITGADILDGEVTSGRRFINKSAVEESATNIIPAGSILMVTRTGVGKIAIAPTDIAISQDITGIVLKEGIIPQFIISAIKLRMSILLAAQRGATIKGITRNDLKQLKIPLPATSEQRRIVEILDRADRLRKLRANADAKAARILPALFYKMFGDPATNPKGLNTTLIRKLVARVERRDPGDNPNKYFIYIDIAGIDGKRGSISKTQRLLGIDAPSRAKQIVKTNDVLISTVRPYLRATAMIPFDLEGQICSTGFCVLRPRNGIGYGYLYALSRLPWFTKQLNIRARGASYPAVTDRDILNLKIIVTV